The DNA sequence GGTCTTATGTTTGGGCCCTGGGCCTCTTCAATTGGGCCTGACTTATTATGGGCTATCATATCTCATTTATGAATGCCAGGCTCACCAGGACTACAATAAAAACAATTCTTCTCATTCCGGCTCTGAATAGTAATTGATTATCATTTTTGATTCTTAATATTTTTCAAATAATAACTATATAATATATagtataaaaaatattaaaaattaaaaatatacgTGCGTACATAATTTAAATTCCGGTATATTTAGGGCTTCGATTAAAACTAGTTGGTCAGAACCGTTGGTCAGTCGGCGAAAACATTGAGATATTGGCGCAAAAAGTAATGGACACGAGGTAGGTTTGTTATATGGTTCATGGGCATTTGAATTTCTGATGTCTTCAAGAGTAGCAAAATGTTAGGGTATAAAATTAGTTCCTAAACAAACTAGATTAGTTCATCTCCGATTAtatgatatttatttttaattaaattattatataaaagttaatatatgtaacttttaaaaatatattaatgaTGGTATATTTTTAAAGTCAAGTTCTATGGAGAACATGTTTTTGTTGGAGACCAAAGAAATCACTTATATTTTGCAGctaaaattttgtataaaaatttTGCAAAACGTATTATTTTATGAATTATGTTCTACAAAGATCATTATTTTATTCCAAATCTTGAACATCATACATGTACCGCATGTATAACATTCCAAAATATTTTATTCTacgaaacatgtttagtttgcataacatttgttcaaattgcagaacatatacattatacttattaaacttatatgatcttcaataattttaatgaattattGATATTCGTAAaatatacttcacaaaataatatatttgataatgttttGATTGCAGAATATAGGTGGTTTCCGAGTTCTTCAATAAAAATGTTGTCTCCATAGACCTTTCTCTATTagattatattatttataaatagacatatttaatattttattcaaACATATTAAGTGGATATTTACAATGATGAATGATGAGTATGATTAAATAGTTTAAGTGTTTATAAATTTATCCTAATATTGTTGCAAGTCATAGGTTCGACTCTGTCTCACTTCAAGGATTTTTTGATAACAAATACCCATGTTATAATATTATAAGTTATATTAGCTAAAAAAATTACAATGGTAATAAAGAGAGAAAGTgagattaaaaaaaattaaggAGATATAATCCATATGAAAATGCAAAAGGAGATAATTAGTGAAGGAAGAAAAACTAATTAATCGAGGAGAAGAGAGATTTAGTGAATTTTTTTAAAGGCAGTGGAGCTTGCAAGCATCAACTTTGAAGGAGGGCCAATTTAAGGAGAGAGTGAAAGATTTATAATTATACTCTCTTTTACTATAGTATATAAATATCACATGTCATATGTTTATTAGCTAAATATAAATTGATCATGCATTCACAATAATAATATCAATTAAACTATTTTATATTACCGCATTATTCATAACATgtcattttataactaattttgtgcatcttgCATTACACTTAAAATATACTTCCTTCATCCCAAAATGATCTTCCCGTTTTAATTTTCGTACTGTTTATtgtaagcgattgactactaattaacatataatctataagatcaaacatgatgagtgattttgttgaattcgtatttatgagtattttaatacaatgaagttttttatatttaatattaatacgaaattaaagatattaataaTCAAAAGTGTGTATTGGCAAATGTGTCCAACATAAATgagaaacgtttttagggacggagggagtattaatTAGATATATTTTGTCTAGAGTATTGTATTTTTCTGTTCTGAATAAAACATAGCATATTAACTTTAAATAATTGGTGTTTTGTCCGTTAGGTATTCCTCTGTGTTTGGTATTCCTTTGAGATGATTGTACATACACTTACAACGTCGGTAGCTATTTGTTTTGCCTGTTGCTACCTAAATTAACAAAGCACCGAATTTTCTAGCGATATTAAAAAAAGagtaatgttaaaggtataaAAGAAAGTTACAAAAAATTGTCATAAAATGACATGGCATGGCTGATGtgacaaaataaaaaaattcaattgATCCTATTGATGTAACTGTACGGGGTCCATTTATATTTTGACATGTGTCATTCGTAACTATTTTAGTAACTAATTTTGTACCTCTAGCATTTTCCTAAAAAAACCTTATTTTAAGTAAAACAACTATAAGAGGCATCATAAAACCTTGTAAGCATAAAAATGCATATATGGGAAAGACATTCAATCGATCCCATGTTTATTCAAGTAAAATACAAATAACTTTACATATTCTGATATTGTGACGCACTAATTAAACTCTCGCATTTCTTCTGTTTTTTTGGTGTGCGTGAGTTTAATTgaggaaaaaaataaaataatgaaaGCACCAGCATTTAAACCTTAACATTGAGCAGCACATGGGAGAAAATCATTATTAAAGCAAATTTATGTAGCAAATAATGGATGATCAGAGCATGCGCATGCACAAGGTGACTCCATTGCCAATCGAAAGCTGGGAAATCTCAATTCTGTGGTCCGAAGCTAGGCTGTTGTTGAAATCATCAATAGCTTCTCTGATAACACTAAATCCTTCATGGCCATTATTGCAAGGTACATCTTTTACTTCCTCCTCAGTGGCGATTGCACCGTAACATAATGTGTTTTGGTAGGCGATAATACCTCCAAGCTTCACCATTTCTATCACTTGCTCATGGTACTTTTTGTAGTTTGGCATGTCAGCATTCACAAACACGAAATCAAATTCTTCTCCCTGCTTATGTTTCAAATGATCATTTGCTAGATCCAACTAATCGTCTACAAGTTTCAATTGCAAGAATTACTAATTACCTTTTTCACCATCTCATCTAAAGTAGGAAAGGCATCTGAATGAATGAAGTTGATTTTATGGTCTACGCCAGCTTCACGAATGAATGGCAAGCCGACTTCGTACCCCTCCCTAATCGGATCTATAGCTACTATCTGCCAATTATTTTCACCATTACGGTTTATCAACATAAAGAAATACTAAAAATTACAAAACTGAGGTGGCCTATTACAAGACTGTGAAGAGTGCAGTTAAGCAGATCGATTTCAGTACCCTGACACTAAGGCCTTGTTTGGATTGGGGTTGAGGAGGGAGGGGTTGGGTTGGACTAAGTTGGGTTGAACACTTATCTCATTTGGATGTAGGTGCGGAGTTAGCAGGGGTTGAACCCTTGACATATTTGATTTGGAATTTTAGTAAGGTTGATTTTCATCATgtataaattatatattgaaaaaattagtgaatatttttatatttaatctAAAAATTTTCactaaattttaaaatatttttaaaaattaaaaaaaaatcaaagagAAAAAAATGGAAAAACTTTAATagagagagagtgagaaagaGAGAATGAAAGAGAGGATGAATAAAAAAAAGGTAAGCTGCCAACACCGATTGGGGTGTTGGAAAAATTCAATTTTTGTATTGCAAATTAAACCCTTGATCTCGTGAACATTGTTCATTGAACCCTCACAAAACACAACCCCTACTTTGACAAACTTTCCCAAACATTGTTCTCATGAGCTCGTCCCAACCCAACCCCCATCCAAATACAGCCTAGCTATCGATAAAACAACACCCACAGACTAATCAAAGTGGCCAAACACACGGTGTAGAACTTACCTGGCCATTATAAGGCAATGCAAGGGCAGCAGTTAGGAGAGAATAACCAGTGAACACACCAATCTCTAGTGTCTTCTTT is a window from the Apium graveolens cultivar Ventura chromosome 1, ASM990537v1, whole genome shotgun sequence genome containing:
- the LOC141674753 gene encoding putative caffeoyl-CoA O-methyltransferase At1g67980, which encodes MAEAPVGTTLLKSEALQKYILNVSTFGREHDQLKKLREATFQKYGMSAEVGVTPDEGLFLSILLKAMDAKKTLEIGVFTGYSLLTAALALPYNGQIVAIDPIREGYEVGLPFIREAGVDHKINFIHSDAFPTLDEMVKKGEEFDFVFVNADMPNYKKYHEQVIEMVKLGGIIAYQNTLCYGAIATEEEVKDVPCNNGHEGFSVIREAIDDFNNSLASDHRIEISQLSIGNGVTLCMRML